From Actinosynnema mirum DSM 43827, a single genomic window includes:
- a CDS encoding NAD(P)(+) transhydrogenase (Re/Si-specific) subunit beta codes for MSYLVNGLYIVAFALFILGLSGLTGPKTAVRGNWIAAAGMGVAVVATLIKIGDTAPVNWVLVVTGLALGTVLGVVPAKRTRMTAMPQLVALFNGVGGGTVALIAWSEFIETDGFSHLGADRSPAVLLAGSLFAAVVGSVSFWGSLVAFLKLQELLGKGLERGLVSSARAFQVLNVLLVLVILAACGHIGVGAGDGGGSSAWWIVLVLIASGLAGLFVVLPIGGADMPVVISLLNALTGLSAAAAGLALDNTAMIVAGMIVGASGAILTNLMAVAMNRSIPAIVFGSFGAATTAGGEGGPQGVVKATSASDAAIRMAYAAQVVVVPGYGLAVAQAQHAVKDMAALLEAKGVEVKYAIHPVAGRMPGHMNVLLAEADVEYDAMKEMDDINDEFSRTDVTLVIGANDVTNPSARTDSSSPIYGMPILNVDQSRSVIVLKRSMSSGYAGIENPLFFADRTSMLFGDAKKSVNEVIEELKAL; via the coding sequence GTGAGCTACCTGGTCAACGGGCTCTACATCGTCGCCTTCGCGCTGTTCATCCTGGGCCTGTCCGGGCTCACCGGGCCCAAGACCGCCGTGCGCGGCAACTGGATCGCGGCGGCGGGCATGGGCGTCGCGGTGGTCGCCACGCTGATCAAGATCGGCGACACCGCCCCGGTCAACTGGGTGCTCGTCGTCACCGGGCTCGCGCTCGGCACCGTGCTGGGGGTCGTGCCCGCCAAGCGCACCAGGATGACCGCCATGCCGCAGCTCGTCGCGCTGTTCAACGGCGTCGGCGGCGGCACGGTCGCGCTCATCGCCTGGTCCGAGTTCATCGAGACCGACGGGTTCAGCCACCTCGGCGCGGACCGGTCGCCCGCCGTGCTGCTCGCCGGATCGCTGTTCGCGGCCGTCGTCGGGTCGGTCTCGTTCTGGGGCTCGCTCGTGGCGTTCCTCAAGCTCCAGGAGCTGCTGGGCAAGGGCCTGGAGCGCGGGCTCGTCTCGTCCGCGCGCGCCTTCCAGGTCCTGAACGTGCTGCTGGTGCTGGTGATCCTCGCCGCCTGCGGGCACATCGGGGTCGGCGCGGGTGACGGCGGCGGGTCGTCCGCCTGGTGGATCGTGCTGGTGCTGATCGCCTCCGGCCTCGCCGGGCTGTTCGTCGTCCTCCCCATCGGCGGCGCGGACATGCCGGTGGTCATCTCGCTGCTGAACGCGCTCACCGGCCTGTCCGCCGCCGCGGCCGGGCTCGCGCTCGACAACACCGCGATGATCGTCGCGGGCATGATCGTCGGCGCGTCCGGCGCGATCCTGACCAACCTCATGGCCGTCGCGATGAACCGGTCCATCCCGGCCATCGTGTTCGGCTCCTTCGGCGCGGCCACGACCGCCGGTGGCGAAGGCGGCCCGCAGGGCGTGGTCAAGGCGACCTCCGCGTCCGACGCCGCGATCCGGATGGCCTACGCGGCCCAGGTCGTCGTGGTGCCCGGCTACGGGCTCGCCGTCGCGCAGGCGCAGCACGCGGTCAAGGACATGGCCGCGCTGCTGGAGGCCAAGGGGGTGGAGGTCAAGTACGCCATCCACCCCGTCGCCGGGCGGATGCCGGGGCACATGAACGTGCTGCTGGCGGAGGCCGACGTCGAGTACGACGCGATGAAGGAGATGGACGACATCAACGACGAGTTCAGCCGGACCGACGTCACCCTCGTCATCGGCGCGAACGACGTCACCAACCCGTCCGCGCGCACCGACTCGTCCAGCCCCATCTACGGGATGCCGATCCTGAACGTCGACCAGTCCCGGTCGGTGATCGTGCTCAAGCGGTCCATGTCGTCCGGGTACGCCGGGATCGAGAACCCGCTGTTCTTCGCGGACCGGACGTCCATGCTGTTCGGCGACGCGAAGAAGTCGGTCAACGAGGTGATCGAGGAGCTCAAGGCGTTGTAG
- a CDS encoding NAD(P) transhydrogenase subunit alpha, which translates to MHEQLLANAAILVLAGFVGFAVISKVPNTLHTPLMSGTNAIHGIVVLGALIVLGELPADAGWGPRAIAFVALVFGTLNVVGGFLVTDRMLGMFKGRKAAGKSAAGKSATGKSVTGKSADEEAGR; encoded by the coding sequence ATGCACGAGCAGCTGCTGGCCAACGCGGCGATCCTGGTGCTGGCCGGGTTCGTCGGGTTCGCCGTCATCTCCAAGGTGCCGAACACCCTGCACACGCCGCTGATGTCCGGCACCAACGCCATCCACGGCATCGTGGTGCTCGGCGCGCTCATCGTGCTCGGCGAGCTGCCCGCCGACGCCGGGTGGGGGCCGCGCGCCATCGCGTTCGTCGCGCTGGTCTTCGGCACGCTCAACGTCGTCGGCGGCTTCCTGGTCACCGACCGGATGCTCGGGATGTTCAAGGGGCGCAAGGCCGCCGGGAAGTCCGCCGCCGGGAAGTCCGCCACTGGGAAGTCCGTCACTGGGAAGTCCGCCGACGAGGAGGCGGGCAGGTGA
- a CDS encoding NAD(P) transhydrogenase subunit alpha has protein sequence MDTALSTGEGGASGAVVRVGVVRESTGGERRVALVPGAVAELVGRGIDVVVESGAGDGSLLPDGLYSAAGAAIGDAWAADVVVKVAPPTAEEVTRLRSGQVLIGFLAPRGADNRIGELDAAGVRAFAVESIPRISRAQAMDALSSQANVAGYRAVLLAASLSTRFFPMLTTAAGTVKPASALVLGVGVAGLQALATAKRLGARTTGYDVRPEVAEQVRSVGAKWLDLGIDAAGEGGYARELTEQERDTQQKELEKAISGFDVVITTALVPGMPAPRLVTAAAVEGMRPGSVVVDLAGETGGNCELTEPGQTVVRHGVTVASPLNLPATMPEHASELYAKNVTSLLELLITDGALAPDLDDEIVAGALVTGKEG, from the coding sequence TTGGACACAGCGCTGAGTACCGGAGAGGGCGGCGCGTCCGGCGCCGTCGTCCGCGTCGGGGTCGTGCGGGAGTCCACCGGCGGTGAGCGGCGGGTCGCGCTGGTGCCGGGGGCGGTCGCCGAGCTGGTCGGGCGGGGGATCGACGTCGTCGTCGAGAGCGGGGCCGGTGACGGCTCGCTGCTGCCCGACGGGCTCTACAGCGCCGCCGGGGCCGCCATCGGGGACGCCTGGGCGGCCGACGTCGTGGTCAAGGTCGCGCCGCCCACGGCCGAGGAGGTCACGCGGCTGCGGTCCGGGCAGGTGCTGATCGGGTTCCTGGCCCCGCGCGGCGCGGACAACCGGATCGGCGAGCTGGACGCCGCCGGGGTGCGGGCGTTCGCGGTCGAGTCCATCCCCCGGATCTCGCGCGCCCAGGCCATGGACGCGCTCTCCTCGCAGGCCAACGTCGCGGGCTACCGGGCCGTGTTGCTCGCCGCCTCGCTCTCCACCCGGTTCTTCCCCATGCTCACCACCGCCGCGGGCACCGTGAAACCGGCCTCCGCGCTGGTCCTCGGGGTCGGCGTCGCCGGACTCCAGGCGCTCGCCACGGCCAAGCGGCTCGGGGCCCGCACCACCGGGTACGACGTGCGGCCCGAGGTGGCCGAGCAGGTGCGCTCGGTCGGGGCCAAGTGGCTCGACCTCGGGATCGACGCCGCAGGTGAGGGCGGGTACGCGCGGGAGCTGACCGAGCAGGAGCGGGACACCCAGCAGAAGGAGCTGGAGAAGGCGATCAGCGGGTTTGACGTCGTCATCACCACCGCGCTCGTGCCGGGGATGCCCGCGCCCAGGCTGGTCACCGCCGCCGCCGTGGAGGGGATGCGCCCCGGCAGCGTCGTGGTCGACCTCGCCGGGGAGACCGGCGGCAACTGCGAGCTGACCGAACCGGGCCAGACCGTCGTGCGGCACGGGGTGACCGTCGCCTCGCCGCTCAACCTGCCCGCCACCATGCCGGAGCACGCCAGCGAGCTGTACGCCAAGAACGTCACCTCCCTGCTGGAACTGCTGATCACCGACGGCGCGCTCGCGCCCGACCTCGACGACGAGATCGTGGCGGGCGCGCTCGTCACCGGGAAGGAGGGCTGA
- a CDS encoding GNAT family N-acetyltransferase gives MSGRDRVLTVRRREWAGLGEGEVRRVEAVWGEAFPPSERSARDGVATRSSDFLWTAHLGGEVVGFATALRLPESGAVYLEYLAVSASSRGSGTGGALLAAIAEDVLGDPAVAGIVLEVEDPARTPGELAARRIGFYERWGARVVTAISGYEMPDLAEPGQRVPMVLLWRGGVAQPVLEADGVELVLRDLYLGYYAHAAEAGHLAELVGRLDRPA, from the coding sequence ATGAGCGGGCGTGATCGGGTGCTGACGGTGCGGCGGCGGGAGTGGGCCGGGCTGGGGGAGGGGGAGGTTCGGCGGGTCGAGGCGGTGTGGGGTGAGGCGTTTCCGCCTTCCGAGCGCAGCGCGCGGGACGGCGTGGCGACGCGGAGCAGCGACTTCCTGTGGACCGCGCACCTCGGGGGCGAGGTCGTCGGGTTCGCCACCGCGCTGCGGTTGCCCGAGTCCGGGGCCGTGTACCTGGAGTACCTCGCCGTCTCCGCCTCCTCGCGCGGCTCGGGGACCGGGGGCGCGCTGCTCGCGGCGATCGCCGAGGACGTGCTGGGGGACCCCGCGGTGGCCGGGATCGTGCTGGAGGTCGAGGACCCCGCGCGCACTCCGGGGGAGCTGGCCGCGCGGCGGATCGGCTTCTACGAGCGGTGGGGCGCACGGGTCGTTACGGCGATCAGCGGGTACGAGATGCCCGATCTCGCGGAGCCCGGACAGCGGGTGCCCATGGTGTTGTTGTGGCGTGGTGGTGTCGCGCAGCCGGTGCTGGAGGCGGACGGGGTCGAGCTGGTGCTCCGGGACCTGTACCTCGGCTACTACGCGCACGCCGCCGAGGCCGGGCACCTGGCGGAGCTGGTGGGGCGGCTCGACCGCCCGGCGTGA
- a CDS encoding YwiC-like family protein, giving the protein MGGPSRRVVRKFLPPQHGAWAMLLLPYLAGVLAAGWRWWDLPLLGAWLSGYLLSYFALQAVKTRRPGKFREQLTWYGAVTAAFALPVLVACPRLLLLAPAYGALIGVNCWYAHRRRERALVNDLVSVVQSCLMVLVVAVVADAPLTGSLVPFLVTLLYFTGTVLYVKTMIRERGNRVYLVASVVFHVVALGAVAPFGLLSAVVFAALLARAWVLPRYPLTPKQVGLAEIVASALVLVVAVG; this is encoded by the coding sequence ATGGGCGGGCCGTCGAGGCGCGTCGTCCGCAAGTTCCTGCCGCCGCAGCACGGGGCGTGGGCGATGCTCCTGCTGCCGTACCTGGCCGGGGTGCTCGCGGCGGGGTGGCGGTGGTGGGACCTGCCGCTGCTGGGGGCGTGGCTGTCGGGGTACCTGCTGTCGTACTTCGCGCTCCAGGCGGTGAAGACGCGGCGGCCGGGGAAGTTCCGGGAGCAGCTGACCTGGTACGGGGCGGTGACGGCGGCGTTCGCGCTGCCGGTGCTCGTGGCGTGCCCCCGGCTGCTGCTGCTCGCGCCCGCGTACGGGGCGCTGATCGGGGTGAACTGCTGGTACGCCCACCGGCGGCGGGAGCGGGCGCTGGTCAACGACCTGGTGTCGGTGGTGCAGAGCTGCCTGATGGTGCTGGTCGTGGCGGTGGTCGCGGACGCGCCGCTGACCGGCAGCCTGGTGCCGTTCCTGGTGACGTTGCTGTACTTCACGGGGACGGTGCTGTACGTCAAGACGATGATCCGGGAGCGCGGCAACCGGGTGTACCTGGTGGCGTCGGTGGTGTTCCACGTCGTGGCGCTCGGCGCGGTTGCGCCGTTCGGTCTACTCTCCGCGGTGGTGTTCGCGGCCCTGCTGGCACGGGCCTGGGTGCTGCCGAGGTACCCGCTCACGCCCAAGCAGGTGGGGCTCGCGGAGATCGTCGCCAGTGCGCTGGTGCTGGTCGTGGCGGTGGGGTGA
- a CDS encoding multicopper oxidase domain-containing protein has translation MKGLSEKRSGPLGGVAAGVALVLVAVLAGIAAQRVADGGPATTEVAAAVTPTGSTTTVKVSIVEMRYQPSVISVPAGDRLVIELTNSDQRRHDLVLATGQKTGPVGAGAEVTLDAGVIGGAVDGWCSLPGHRQAGMTLTITTTGSGAQAAADHAQHGSSAEGHGEHDAAPRSIDTMAAPSADFRARDAALPAASGERVHRHVLRVKEVEVEIAPNVRQVMWTYNGTAPGPVLRGKVGDVFEIELHNDGSVDHGVDFHAGALAPDGPMRPIEPGESLTYRFTATKAGIWMYHCSTMPMMLHIANGMYGAVIVDPPDLPAVDREYVLVQSELYLGGDQAKMRAENPDAMAFNGYAAQYAHRPLTAKAGERVRFWLLDVGPNRSGAFHVVGAQFDRVYAEGAYRLQPDDPGGSQVLPLAPAEGGFVETVFPEAGHYPFVSHAMVDAERGARGIVEVTG, from the coding sequence GTGAAGGGCTTGTCCGAGAAGAGGAGCGGACCGCTGGGCGGGGTCGCGGCCGGGGTGGCGCTGGTGCTCGTCGCGGTGCTCGCCGGGATCGCGGCGCAGCGCGTCGCGGACGGCGGACCGGCCACGACCGAGGTCGCCGCCGCCGTGACGCCCACCGGGAGCACCACGACGGTGAAGGTGAGCATCGTGGAGATGCGGTACCAGCCCTCGGTGATCAGCGTGCCCGCCGGGGACCGGCTCGTCATCGAGCTGACCAACTCCGACCAGCGGCGGCACGACCTGGTGCTGGCCACCGGGCAGAAGACCGGGCCGGTCGGCGCGGGCGCCGAGGTGACCCTGGACGCCGGGGTGATCGGCGGGGCGGTGGACGGGTGGTGCTCGCTGCCCGGTCACCGGCAGGCCGGGATGACGCTCACCATCACCACCACCGGGTCCGGCGCGCAGGCCGCCGCGGACCACGCGCAGCACGGCAGCTCCGCCGAAGGGCACGGCGAGCACGACGCGGCCCCGCGGTCGATCGACACGATGGCCGCGCCGTCCGCCGACTTCCGGGCCCGCGACGCCGCGCTGCCCGCCGCCTCCGGCGAGCGGGTGCACCGGCACGTGCTGCGGGTCAAGGAGGTCGAGGTCGAGATCGCGCCGAACGTGCGGCAGGTGATGTGGACCTACAACGGGACCGCGCCGGGACCGGTGCTGCGCGGCAAGGTCGGCGACGTCTTCGAGATCGAGCTGCACAACGACGGGAGCGTCGACCACGGCGTCGACTTCCACGCCGGGGCGCTCGCGCCGGACGGGCCGATGCGGCCGATCGAGCCGGGGGAGAGCCTGACCTACCGGTTCACCGCGACCAAGGCGGGCATCTGGATGTACCACTGCTCGACCATGCCGATGATGCTGCACATCGCCAACGGCATGTACGGCGCGGTGATCGTCGACCCGCCGGACCTGCCCGCCGTCGACCGCGAGTACGTGCTGGTGCAGTCCGAGCTGTACCTGGGCGGGGACCAGGCGAAGATGCGCGCGGAGAACCCGGACGCCATGGCGTTCAACGGGTACGCGGCGCAGTACGCGCACCGGCCGCTGACGGCGAAGGCCGGCGAGCGGGTGCGGTTCTGGCTGCTGGACGTCGGGCCGAACCGGTCGGGGGCGTTCCACGTCGTCGGCGCGCAGTTCGACCGGGTGTACGCCGAGGGGGCCTACCGGTTGCAGCCGGACGACCCCGGCGGGTCGCAGGTGCTGCCGCTGGCCCCGGCGGAGGGCGGGTTCGTGGAGACGGTGTTCCCCGAGGCCGGGCACTACCCGTTCGTCAGCCACGCCATGGTCGACGCCGAGCGCGGGGCGCGGGGGATCGTGGAGGTGACGGGCTGA
- a CDS encoding helix-turn-helix transcriptional regulator, translating into METTGAGPSGGAIDTPQHRALGSGSRVAILGLVRAAGGGLTAAEVAAATGQHLSTTRAHLERLVGAGLVVKARAGGGQPGRPAWRYRAAADDPAPAPYRTLAAVLLGQLRKDADGATAAAERVGREWGRQLAGESGAGGAVETVSSVFDGLGFSPVVHEEAGGAVDLHLRTCPFLELVDQAPDTMCTLHAGVVRGVLDERGADGDAAVLEPFGAPQACVVRLPRDGEL; encoded by the coding sequence GTGGAAACCACGGGTGCTGGGCCCAGCGGTGGGGCCATCGACACGCCGCAGCACCGGGCCCTCGGGTCCGGGAGTCGGGTGGCCATCCTCGGGCTCGTTCGGGCTGCCGGGGGTGGGCTCACCGCGGCCGAGGTCGCGGCTGCCACGGGGCAGCACCTGTCGACCACGCGCGCCCACCTGGAACGGCTCGTCGGCGCCGGCCTGGTGGTCAAGGCGCGAGCCGGTGGCGGGCAGCCGGGGCGTCCCGCTTGGCGGTACCGCGCCGCCGCCGACGACCCGGCGCCCGCCCCTTATCGGACGCTCGCCGCGGTGTTGCTGGGGCAGCTCCGGAAGGACGCGGATGGGGCGACCGCCGCCGCCGAGCGGGTCGGGCGGGAGTGGGGGCGGCAGCTCGCAGGGGAGTCCGGGGCCGGTGGGGCCGTGGAGACGGTCAGCTCGGTGTTCGACGGGCTCGGGTTCAGCCCTGTGGTGCACGAAGAAGCGGGTGGGGCGGTTGACCTGCATCTGAGGACCTGCCCGTTCTTGGAGCTCGTCGACCAGGCGCCCGACACGATGTGCACGTTGCACGCCGGTGTGGTGCGCGGGGTGTTGGACGAGCGCGGGGCCGACGGGGACGCGGCTGTGCTGGAACCCTTTGGGGCGCCTCAGGCTTGTGTGGTTCGGCTTCCCCGCGACGGGGAGTTGTGA
- a CDS encoding M48 family metalloprotease: protein MTAERGSTAPLTTFRFALLVLVAVSVAGTLFLASFPGEGEATARLLGCLGVDPERYDEVPACADSALSGAWAWVTWWMAGFLLLALLLRAGDPRWRIRRQDLRAPEWDESAAPVVALTDLVDRIVPGRRPVVLLSGRANRTSGGQAFGTRRAPFLRLDSGLVAGYRRNPELFRSVVVHELAHVRSGDIGLNGAAVAIWRAFVVVLGLLLVVRYGVPELFGITRGADTGVGTAALWAVKAALLVLLVRLARNSVLRAREHEADLFTAEWTGEATYLVSGDVVDPRWRWGSHPTARHRLAVLADHRRLAPPTFGSGLVVGLSAQLAWRQYSLLISGATGFRSVGFVLQVALWGVVLGAFVIATAALASAAHVPWWRFAVTSAGLAVGLVLGGQAVFDAGVRWPSAGAVVLFALFGVLVTAVLWWAARCLSLVRGRSGRVVVSCVVLATCLLTAPVGNAEAIAGTVARVVRENSARWDEWLSGEGASPVTHLVADLLLNPASQLISGFLPALLVLLTACLLPLPRSRVPLVGGIVLVVSWVLLVVARIGWGTPSPLPWVAVIWRLAAAVVLLVVVAAVCAVRSRSFRVGVGSAAVGAVACGVALWSFGVVAQCVPGLRGAGAVCLGDLSAWPEITTSGLAFCSALPLVAVVSALANAQVRGS, encoded by the coding sequence ATGACCGCTGAGCGCGGGAGCACCGCGCCCCTGACGACGTTCAGGTTCGCGCTCCTGGTCCTGGTGGCCGTGAGCGTGGCGGGAACGCTGTTCCTGGCGTCCTTCCCCGGCGAGGGGGAGGCCACCGCGCGGCTCCTGGGCTGCCTCGGCGTCGATCCCGAGCGGTACGACGAGGTCCCGGCCTGCGCGGATTCCGCCCTGTCCGGGGCGTGGGCGTGGGTGACCTGGTGGATGGCGGGCTTCCTGCTCCTCGCCCTGCTCCTGCGCGCCGGTGATCCCCGGTGGCGGATCAGGCGCCAGGACCTCCGCGCGCCGGAGTGGGACGAGTCGGCCGCGCCGGTGGTCGCGCTGACCGACCTGGTCGACCGGATCGTCCCTGGGCGCAGGCCGGTGGTGCTCCTGTCCGGGCGCGCGAACCGGACGTCCGGGGGGCAGGCCTTCGGCACCCGGCGCGCGCCGTTCCTGCGCTTGGACTCCGGGCTGGTGGCGGGCTACCGGAGGAACCCCGAGCTCTTCCGCTCCGTCGTGGTCCACGAGCTGGCCCACGTGCGCTCCGGCGACATCGGGCTGAACGGCGCCGCCGTCGCGATCTGGCGCGCGTTCGTCGTGGTGCTCGGCCTGCTCCTCGTGGTCCGGTACGGGGTTCCGGAGCTGTTCGGGATCACCCGCGGCGCGGACACCGGCGTCGGCACGGCCGCGCTCTGGGCGGTCAAGGCCGCGCTGCTGGTCCTGCTGGTGCGTCTCGCGCGCAACTCCGTGCTGCGGGCTCGGGAGCACGAGGCCGACCTGTTCACCGCCGAGTGGACGGGGGAGGCCACCTACCTCGTCTCCGGGGACGTGGTGGACCCGAGGTGGCGGTGGGGCTCGCACCCGACCGCGCGCCACCGGCTCGCCGTGCTGGCCGACCACCGGCGGCTGGCGCCGCCCACGTTCGGCAGCGGCTTGGTGGTGGGCCTCTCGGCGCAGCTGGCGTGGCGGCAGTACTCGCTCCTGATCAGCGGCGCCACCGGTTTCCGGAGCGTCGGGTTCGTCCTGCAGGTGGCGCTGTGGGGCGTCGTCCTCGGCGCGTTCGTCATCGCCACGGCCGCGCTGGCCTCGGCGGCTCACGTGCCGTGGTGGCGGTTCGCCGTGACCTCGGCGGGGTTGGCGGTCGGGCTGGTCCTCGGCGGGCAGGCGGTGTTCGACGCCGGGGTCAGGTGGCCGAGCGCCGGAGCGGTGGTGCTGTTCGCGCTGTTCGGGGTCCTGGTGACCGCGGTGCTGTGGTGGGCGGCCCGGTGCCTCTCACTCGTCCGAGGGCGGTCGGGCCGCGTGGTGGTGTCGTGCGTCGTGCTGGCCACGTGCCTCCTCACGGCCCCGGTCGGCAACGCCGAGGCGATCGCGGGAACCGTGGCGCGGGTGGTGCGCGAGAACAGCGCCCGGTGGGACGAGTGGCTGTCCGGCGAGGGCGCCTCGCCCGTGACGCACCTGGTGGCGGACCTGCTGCTCAACCCGGCCTCCCAGCTGATCAGCGGCTTCCTCCCCGCGCTGCTCGTGCTGCTCACCGCCTGCCTGCTGCCGCTTCCCCGGAGCCGCGTCCCGCTCGTCGGCGGGATCGTGCTCGTCGTCTCCTGGGTGCTCCTGGTCGTGGCCCGGATCGGCTGGGGGACGCCGTCCCCGCTCCCGTGGGTGGCGGTGATCTGGCGCTTGGCTGCCGCCGTCGTGCTGCTCGTCGTGGTCGCGGCGGTGTGCGCGGTCCGGAGCCGCTCGTTCCGCGTGGGCGTCGGCTCCGCGGCGGTCGGGGCGGTGGCCTGCGGGGTGGCGCTGTGGTCGTTCGGCGTGGTGGCGCAGTGCGTGCCGGGGCTGCGGGGCGCGGGGGCGGTGTGCCTCGGGGACCTGAGCGCCTGGCCGGAGATCACGACCTCGGGGCTCGCGTTCTGCTCCGCGCTGCCGCTCGTCGCCGTGGTGTCCGCGTTGGCGAACGCGCAGGTCAGGGGCTCCTGA
- a CDS encoding M14 family zinc carboxypeptidase has translation MRSRSAPALLRAGLALGVTGLALSALTAPAATAQDRVLRADRAVTRACFDSPLPARTPGVDRREVTSGVDGLVQARLSPGTGAEGDWDLAVFDKATGAVVAASSALRSRELAESFVTKGQVLVVQGCRHTGPAKSAVLGVDFLALTPQGTPTGAERAEVVRVNTPEQKDKTALLGLDLDLTEKGDATGVEVVLAGDADRKVLRDSGLTYSTVDADLSRTSREHAARDREYAASRASTGLPSGRTSYRHLYEHDHELKELARANPKLVKAFTLAEPSVEGRDVVAVEIAENVENTHDGKPVNTVMGVHHAREWPAAEHATEWAYELVNGYKDKSLKSLVAKTRNVIVPIVNVDGFSISREAEPKGDFSRFDYEMKRKNCRASDSPPALGTGVCKANPGGSARGTDPNRNYAGFWGGAGASTSWSGETYRGSAPFSEPETRNIRKLVSERAVTNLITLHTYGNLVLRPPGVADVRAPLEEPVVKALGDRMASRNGYESIPSWGLYDTTGTTDDWSYWTTGGFGFTFEINPAGFHPAYENAVVAEYLGTAPAAGEGKGGNRAAFLDMLANAADPAAHGTLTGTAPKGYELKARKTFQTPTSPVRQPDGTTTPPIMVTETLESRHTAPGGRFSWSVNPSTRPYVAGRYGREPQAPPQSTITLVNPPGVPGENPSFPGDGTAEVIPFTVSGLPSADNGRFDVSVSWGSAATDWDLFVLNAAGETVAQSAAGGTNSERATLVDPPAGEYRAVLVNYSQADPANPDDWTAGKVEFASPVPPTYGVKEAYTVTCADKRGRLVGVTDVFVDRGQSVDVGALCTDSARATKQRR, from the coding sequence ATGAGATCGAGATCCGCCCCGGCCCTCCTGCGAGCGGGCTTGGCGCTGGGTGTGACGGGCCTGGCGCTGTCCGCGCTCACCGCCCCCGCCGCGACCGCCCAGGACCGCGTCCTGCGCGCCGACCGGGCCGTGACCAGGGCGTGCTTCGACTCCCCGCTCCCCGCCAGGACCCCCGGCGTCGACCGCCGCGAGGTCACCTCCGGCGTCGACGGTCTGGTCCAGGCCCGCCTGTCCCCCGGTACCGGCGCCGAGGGCGACTGGGACCTCGCCGTCTTCGACAAGGCCACCGGGGCCGTGGTCGCGGCCTCCTCCGCACTGCGCAGCCGCGAGCTGGCCGAGAGCTTCGTGACCAAGGGCCAGGTGCTCGTCGTCCAGGGCTGCCGCCACACCGGTCCGGCCAAGTCCGCCGTGCTGGGCGTCGACTTCCTCGCCCTCACCCCGCAGGGCACGCCCACCGGGGCCGAGCGCGCCGAGGTCGTGCGCGTGAACACCCCGGAGCAGAAGGACAAGACCGCCCTCCTCGGTCTCGACCTGGACCTCACCGAGAAGGGCGACGCGACCGGCGTCGAGGTGGTGCTGGCCGGTGACGCGGACCGGAAGGTGCTGCGCGACAGCGGGTTGACCTACTCCACCGTCGACGCCGACCTGTCCAGGACCTCCCGCGAGCACGCGGCGCGCGACCGCGAGTACGCCGCGTCCCGCGCGTCCACGGGCCTGCCGTCCGGCCGCACCTCCTACCGCCACCTCTACGAGCACGACCACGAGCTCAAGGAGCTCGCCCGCGCGAACCCGAAGCTGGTCAAGGCGTTCACGCTGGCCGAGCCGTCCGTCGAGGGCCGGGACGTGGTCGCCGTCGAGATCGCCGAGAACGTGGAGAACACCCACGACGGCAAGCCGGTCAACACCGTCATGGGCGTGCACCACGCGCGCGAGTGGCCCGCCGCCGAGCACGCGACCGAGTGGGCCTACGAGCTGGTCAACGGGTACAAGGACAAGTCGCTCAAGTCCCTGGTCGCCAAGACCCGCAACGTGATCGTCCCGATCGTCAACGTGGACGGCTTCTCCATCTCCCGCGAGGCCGAGCCCAAGGGCGATTTCTCCCGCTTCGACTACGAGATGAAGCGGAAGAACTGCCGCGCCTCGGATTCCCCGCCCGCGCTGGGAACCGGTGTGTGCAAGGCGAACCCCGGCGGCAGCGCGCGTGGCACCGACCCGAACCGGAACTACGCGGGCTTCTGGGGCGGCGCGGGCGCGAGCACCTCGTGGAGCGGCGAGACCTACCGGGGTTCCGCGCCGTTCTCCGAGCCGGAGACCCGCAACATCCGCAAGCTCGTCTCCGAGCGCGCCGTCACCAACCTGATCACCCTGCACACCTACGGCAACCTCGTCCTGCGCCCGCCGGGCGTGGCCGACGTGCGCGCGCCGCTGGAGGAGCCGGTCGTCAAGGCGCTGGGCGACAGGATGGCCTCCCGCAACGGTTACGAGAGCATCCCGTCCTGGGGCCTGTACGACACGACCGGCACCACCGACGACTGGTCCTACTGGACCACCGGCGGTTTCGGGTTCACCTTCGAGATCAACCCGGCGGGCTTCCACCCGGCGTACGAGAACGCCGTCGTCGCCGAGTACCTGGGGACCGCGCCCGCCGCGGGCGAGGGCAAGGGCGGCAACCGGGCCGCGTTCCTGGACATGCTGGCCAACGCCGCCGACCCGGCCGCGCACGGCACGCTGACCGGGACCGCGCCCAAGGGCTACGAGCTGAAGGCGCGCAAGACCTTCCAGACGCCGACCTCGCCGGTGCGCCAGCCGGACGGGACCACCACCCCGCCGATCATGGTGACCGAGACCCTGGAGTCGAGGCACACCGCGCCGGGCGGCCGGTTCTCCTGGTCGGTCAACCCGTCCACGCGCCCGTACGTCGCCGGTCGCTACGGCCGCGAGCCGCAGGCGCCGCCGCAGTCCACGATCACGCTGGTCAACCCGCCCGGCGTGCCCGGCGAGAACCCCTCGTTCCCCGGCGACGGGACGGCCGAGGTCATCCCGTTCACCGTGAGCGGCCTGCCCTCGGCGGACAACGGGCGGTTCGACGTGTCGGTGTCGTGGGGGTCCGCCGCGACCGACTGGGACCTGTTCGTGCTGAACGCCGCGGGTGAGACCGTCGCGCAGTCGGCGGCGGGCGGCACCAATTCCGAGCGCGCCACCCTGGTCGACCCGCCTGCCGGCGAGTACCGGGCGGTGCTGGTGAACTACTCCCAGGCCGATCCGGCGAACCCGGACGACTGGACGGCCGGGAAGGTCGAGTTCGCCTCGCCGGTGCCGCCGACCTACGGCGTGAAGGAGGCGTACACGGTCACCTGCGCCGACAAGCGCGGCAGGCTCGTCGGGGTGACGGACGTGTTCGTCGACCGGGGGCAGAGCGTGGACGTGGGCGCGCTCTGCACCGACTCGGCGCGGGCGACCAAGCAGCGGCGCTGA